The Sandaracinobacteroides saxicola nucleotide sequence CGCCTCGTCCACGATCACATGACAGGTGCTGCACGCCATCGCCCCCTCGCACGTCCCCTCCAGCGGCTGGCCATTCGCCTGCGCCACTTCCAGCAACCGCACCCCCGCCGCCGCCTCGACCTCCCGGTCCAGGCCGCCGTCCGCCCGCAGGAACCGCACCCGGATCATGCCATCCCCCGCACTGCATCCACGATCATCGCCATCGCCCGCTCCACCTCATCCACCCCGGTAAACCGCCCCCACCCCAGCCGCACCGTCTCCCGCACCGCGGCCCGTTCCAGGCCGATGGCGGCCAGCACATGGCTCGGCCGACCCGCGGCGCTGCTGCACGCCGCGCCGCTGCCCATCATCACCTGCGGCACCGCCGCCATCACGCGCGACGCATCCACCCCCGGAAACCGCACCGACAAATTCCCCAGCCAGCGTGCCGTCACCCCGCCA carries:
- a CDS encoding 2Fe-2S iron-sulfur cluster-binding protein, giving the protein MIRVRFLRADGGLDREVEAAAGVRLLEVAQANGQPLEGTCEGAMACSTCHVIVDEADFARLPKASAHEEDMLDFAAHVRRTSRLACQILLTADLGSLTVRMPAGHVDMKGR